The Phoenix dactylifera cultivar Barhee BC4 chromosome 17, palm_55x_up_171113_PBpolish2nd_filt_p, whole genome shotgun sequence genome contains a region encoding:
- the LOC103721702 gene encoding uncharacterized protein LOC103721702 isoform X2, whose product METTAAQKSLERVISQKAFQMSSSTPCKVWVLGFFCGVCITYLFLACLTPFRTEEFGLIFSRSSGAVSQSSSMIYSDVGTGGNYSFAPNFSQRKYIYLPKEKGTLDNSQGSETQSHEERVLMLYSAWSAILDEVGNIFARGLQRSNVPQAPHLENCRSSVETNRRFDNRGENGSLPPWTLWKGLLGLNLLQPSLSKGPDRMHFVRRAKSEGAYPPWIVGSDEDNFPLTRQVQRDIWIHQHPRNCNDPNLRFLIADWERLPGFGMGAQLAGMAGMLAIAVNEKRILVTNYYNRADHSSCQGSSRSHWSCYFFPETSFECQKHAFDLLRSQEAWKNGIITVKENYTSKEIWAGRIPRVWGDPWSYLQPTTDIGGNLLTHHHKMDRRWWRAQAIRYLMRFQSEYTCGLLNMARHKAFGLQAAKMVVENLPVAWPKVVNNRSQADIERFVWSNHKPWIPRPLLSMHVRMGDKACEMTVVGFENYMQLAERIRERFPDLNSEVIDKSRLYPHWNFYYTNVTRQIGNMTMATYEASLGRETSTNYPLVNFMMATEADFFIGALGSTWCYLIDGMRNTGGKVMAGYLSVNKDRFW is encoded by the exons ATGGAAACAACAGCAGCTCAGAAGAGTCTTGAGAGGGTGATCTCTCAGAAAGCCTTCCAGATGAGCAGCTCCACTCCTTGTAAAGTATGGGTACTGGGCTTCTTCTGTGGTGTCTGCATCACCTATTTATTTCTGGCTTGTCTGACTCCTTTTAGAACAGAAGAGTTTGGATTAATTTTTTCGAGGTCCTCAGGAGCAGTTTCTCAGAGTTCGAGCATGATATATTCCG ATGTTGGTACAGGTGGAAACTATAGTTTTGCACCCAATTTTTCTCAAAGAAAATACATATATTtaccaaaagaaaagggaacTCTAGATAATTCTCAAGGAAGCGAAACACAGAGCCATGAAGAGAGGGTCCTGATGCTGTACTCAGCTTGGAGTGCTATACTGGATGAAGTGGGTAATATCTTTGCTCGGGGACTGCAGAGATCAAACGTGCCTCAAGCTCCTCATTTGGAAAACTGCAGATCAAGTGTGGAAACAAATAGGCGTTTTGACAACCGTGGTGAAAATGGAAGTCTTCCTCCTTGGACATTGTGGAAAGGATTGTTAGGGTTAAATTTACTTCAGCCATCATTGTCAAAAGGTCCAGACCGGATGCATTTTGTACGCAGGGCAAAGTCTGAAGGTGCTTATCCTCCTTGG ATTGTAGGATCCGATGAAGATAACTTTCCACTTACTAGGCAAGTACAGAGAGACATATGGATTCACCAGCATCCACGAAACTGCAATGATCCTAACCTGCGGTTTCTAATTGCTGATTGGGAGAGGCTACCAGGATTCGGTATGGGGGCCCAACTAGCTGGAATGGCAGGGATGCTTGCGATTGCAGTCAATGAGAAACGGATTTTGGTTACAAATTACTACAATCGAGCTGATCATAGCAGTTGTCAAG GTTCATCACGGTCGCATTGGTCTTGCTACTTTTTCCCAGAGACATCTTTTGAGTGTCAAAAACATGCCTTTGACCTCCTGAGGAGTCAGGAAGCTTGGAAAAATGGAATTATAACCGTGAAGGAAAACTACACATCAAAAGAAATATGGGCTGGGCGTATACCAAG AGTATGGGGTGATCCATGGAGTTATTTGCAACCCACAACTGATATAGGTGGAAATTTACTTACACATCATCATAAAATGGATAGAAGGTGGTGGCGAGCACAG GCTATACGATATTTAATGAGGTTTCAAAGCGAATATACATGTGGTCTCCTGAACATGGCTCGGCATAAAGCATTTGGTTTGCAAGCAGCTAAAATGGTTGTTGAAAATCTCCCTGTGGCTTGGCCAAAG GTGGTCAATAACAGATCTCAAGCTGACATCGAGCGATTTGTATGGTCTAACCATAAACCCTGGATTCCGAGACCGCTTCTAAGCATGCATGTGAGGATGGGAGACAAAGCTTGTGAAATGACGGTTGTTGGATTCGAAAATTACATGCAACTGGCAGAGCGCATCCGAGAGCGCTTTCCGGACCTCAACAGC GAAGTCATTGATAAATCGAGATTGTATCCCCATTGGAACTTTTACTACACAAATGTGACACGCCAAATTGGCAATATGACAATGGCAACATATGAGGCAAGTCTTGGCAGAGAGACCAGCACAAACTATCCCCTCGTCAATTTTATGATGGCAACTGAAGCAGATTTCTTCATTGGTGCTTTGGGATCAACATGGTGCTACCTCATAGATGGCATGCGGAACACCGGAGGGAAAGTAATGGCTGGTTATCTGAGTGTCAACAAAGATCGGTTTTGGTAG
- the LOC103721702 gene encoding uncharacterized protein LOC103721702 isoform X1: METTAAQKSLERVISQKAFQMSSSTPCKVWVLGFFCGVCITYLFLACLTPFRTEEFGLIFSRSSGAVSQSSSMIYSDVGTGGNYSFAPNFSQRKYIYLPKEKGTLDNSQGSETQSHEERVLMLYSAWSAILDEVGNIFARGLQRSNVPQAPHLENCRSSVETNRRFDNRGENGSLPPWTLWKGLLGLNLLQPSLSKGPDRMHFVRRAKSEGAYPPWIVGSDEDNFPLTRQVQRDIWIHQHPRNCNDPNLRFLIADWERLPGFGMGAQLAGMAGMLAIAVNEKRILVTNYYNRADHSSCQGSSRSHWSCYFFPETSFECQKHAFDLLRSQEAWKNGIITVKENYTSKEIWAGRIPRVWGDPWSYLQPTTDIGGNLLTHHHKMDRRWWRAQAIRYLMRFQSEYTCGLLNMARHKAFGLQAAKMVVENLPVAWPKVVNNRSQADIERFVWSNHKPWIPRPLLSMHVRMGDKACEMTVVGFENYMQLAERIRERFPDLNSVWLSTEMQEFIDKSRLYPHWNFYYTNVTRQIGNMTMATYEASLGRETSTNYPLVNFMMATEADFFIGALGSTWCYLIDGMRNTGGKVMAGYLSVNKDRFW; encoded by the exons ATGGAAACAACAGCAGCTCAGAAGAGTCTTGAGAGGGTGATCTCTCAGAAAGCCTTCCAGATGAGCAGCTCCACTCCTTGTAAAGTATGGGTACTGGGCTTCTTCTGTGGTGTCTGCATCACCTATTTATTTCTGGCTTGTCTGACTCCTTTTAGAACAGAAGAGTTTGGATTAATTTTTTCGAGGTCCTCAGGAGCAGTTTCTCAGAGTTCGAGCATGATATATTCCG ATGTTGGTACAGGTGGAAACTATAGTTTTGCACCCAATTTTTCTCAAAGAAAATACATATATTtaccaaaagaaaagggaacTCTAGATAATTCTCAAGGAAGCGAAACACAGAGCCATGAAGAGAGGGTCCTGATGCTGTACTCAGCTTGGAGTGCTATACTGGATGAAGTGGGTAATATCTTTGCTCGGGGACTGCAGAGATCAAACGTGCCTCAAGCTCCTCATTTGGAAAACTGCAGATCAAGTGTGGAAACAAATAGGCGTTTTGACAACCGTGGTGAAAATGGAAGTCTTCCTCCTTGGACATTGTGGAAAGGATTGTTAGGGTTAAATTTACTTCAGCCATCATTGTCAAAAGGTCCAGACCGGATGCATTTTGTACGCAGGGCAAAGTCTGAAGGTGCTTATCCTCCTTGG ATTGTAGGATCCGATGAAGATAACTTTCCACTTACTAGGCAAGTACAGAGAGACATATGGATTCACCAGCATCCACGAAACTGCAATGATCCTAACCTGCGGTTTCTAATTGCTGATTGGGAGAGGCTACCAGGATTCGGTATGGGGGCCCAACTAGCTGGAATGGCAGGGATGCTTGCGATTGCAGTCAATGAGAAACGGATTTTGGTTACAAATTACTACAATCGAGCTGATCATAGCAGTTGTCAAG GTTCATCACGGTCGCATTGGTCTTGCTACTTTTTCCCAGAGACATCTTTTGAGTGTCAAAAACATGCCTTTGACCTCCTGAGGAGTCAGGAAGCTTGGAAAAATGGAATTATAACCGTGAAGGAAAACTACACATCAAAAGAAATATGGGCTGGGCGTATACCAAG AGTATGGGGTGATCCATGGAGTTATTTGCAACCCACAACTGATATAGGTGGAAATTTACTTACACATCATCATAAAATGGATAGAAGGTGGTGGCGAGCACAG GCTATACGATATTTAATGAGGTTTCAAAGCGAATATACATGTGGTCTCCTGAACATGGCTCGGCATAAAGCATTTGGTTTGCAAGCAGCTAAAATGGTTGTTGAAAATCTCCCTGTGGCTTGGCCAAAG GTGGTCAATAACAGATCTCAAGCTGACATCGAGCGATTTGTATGGTCTAACCATAAACCCTGGATTCCGAGACCGCTTCTAAGCATGCATGTGAGGATGGGAGACAAAGCTTGTGAAATGACGGTTGTTGGATTCGAAAATTACATGCAACTGGCAGAGCGCATCCGAGAGCGCTTTCCGGACCTCAACAGCGTATGGCTCTCCACAGAAATGCAGGAAT TCATTGATAAATCGAGATTGTATCCCCATTGGAACTTTTACTACACAAATGTGACACGCCAAATTGGCAATATGACAATGGCAACATATGAGGCAAGTCTTGGCAGAGAGACCAGCACAAACTATCCCCTCGTCAATTTTATGATGGCAACTGAAGCAGATTTCTTCATTGGTGCTTTGGGATCAACATGGTGCTACCTCATAGATGGCATGCGGAACACCGGAGGGAAAGTAATGGCTGGTTATCTGAGTGTCAACAAAGATCGGTTTTGGTAG